The Corallococcus exiguus genome has a segment encoding these proteins:
- a CDS encoding SDR family NAD(P)-dependent oxidoreductase has product MSRKVALITGASAGLGVQFAEQFAKDGYDVILVARGVAKLEELARRLEQAHGVKAHVLPADLGQASAPEQLFARVQELGLAVDFLVNNAGFGSSGPFLEQDLGREAEMVEVNCAALLKLTHLFARPMRERKQGRILNIASTAGFQPGPYMATYYATKAFVLSFTEALAVELEGTGVTATCHCPGATKTEFAGRAGNAESRLFKRPGVAEAPEVAGHAYAAMMKGRVVSIHGVLNWLAAFSVRVSPRVVVRSIAAKLNQQE; this is encoded by the coding sequence ATGTCGCGGAAAGTGGCGCTCATCACCGGCGCGTCGGCGGGGCTTGGAGTGCAGTTCGCGGAGCAGTTCGCGAAGGACGGGTACGACGTCATCCTCGTCGCGCGCGGCGTGGCGAAACTGGAGGAACTGGCCCGCAGGCTGGAGCAGGCGCACGGCGTGAAGGCGCACGTGCTGCCCGCGGACCTGGGACAGGCTTCCGCGCCGGAGCAGCTCTTCGCGCGCGTGCAGGAGCTGGGGCTCGCGGTGGACTTCCTCGTCAACAACGCGGGGTTCGGTTCCTCCGGGCCGTTCCTGGAGCAGGACCTGGGGCGCGAGGCGGAGATGGTGGAGGTCAACTGCGCCGCGCTGCTCAAGCTCACGCACCTGTTCGCGAGGCCCATGCGCGAGCGCAAGCAGGGGCGCATCCTCAACATCGCGTCCACCGCGGGCTTCCAGCCGGGGCCGTACATGGCCACGTACTACGCGACGAAGGCGTTCGTGCTGTCGTTCACGGAGGCGCTCGCGGTCGAGCTGGAGGGCACGGGCGTGACGGCGACCTGCCACTGTCCGGGCGCCACGAAGACGGAGTTCGCCGGGCGCGCCGGCAACGCGGAGTCCCGCCTGTTCAAGCGGCCGGGCGTGGCGGAAGCGCCCGAGGTCGCGGGCCATGCCTACGCGGCGATGATGAAGGGACGGGTGGTCTCCATCCACGGCGTGCTCAACTGGCTGGCGGCCTTCTCGGTGCGGGTCAGCCCCCGCGTCGTGGTGCGTTCCATCGCGGCGAAGCTCAACCAGCAGGAGTGA
- a CDS encoding CsgG/HfaB family protein, with amino-acid sequence MSRLPRLFIACFVSLASPVFAQEGAAVAEPLTVAVLPLAANAAGKDAAEGITLLLSGRLAESPRLRVLSQRELQQRVGTERQLELVDSAPCEKGECVQELSSLTGARYVLTGRLDRFGGQYLLDASLVDTRDGRTLARPRTEASEDGELLRAVVAVSDELRVALESPGEVVPARPLLGGAVASSPGGGLTLGLRFNNSFIDKVSSLNPGLDLEVGYWFHPEWQGFVQVGFTWVHAGGDEEGELNVLPSIVGARHYHRLEKDLRPYWGFGLGVQLSFGDYGIFQSTGPLPSVVGFVGLEYLLAGHVGFQLELGTNIAQAVLGLADDGAGDGLNFDVNAGIAYHF; translated from the coding sequence GTGTCCCGCCTCCCCCGGCTCTTCATCGCGTGCTTTGTATCGCTGGCGTCGCCTGTCTTCGCCCAGGAGGGGGCGGCCGTCGCCGAGCCGCTCACGGTGGCGGTCCTGCCCCTGGCGGCCAACGCGGCGGGGAAGGATGCCGCGGAGGGCATCACGTTGCTCCTCTCCGGCCGGCTCGCGGAGTCGCCCCGGCTGCGCGTGTTGTCCCAGCGAGAACTCCAACAGCGGGTCGGCACTGAGCGCCAGCTGGAGCTGGTGGACAGCGCCCCTTGCGAGAAGGGCGAATGCGTCCAGGAGCTGTCCTCGCTGACGGGGGCGCGCTACGTCCTCACGGGGCGGTTGGATCGCTTCGGGGGGCAGTACCTCCTCGACGCGAGCCTCGTGGACACGCGGGATGGCCGCACCCTCGCGCGGCCGCGCACGGAGGCCTCCGAGGACGGTGAGCTCCTGCGCGCGGTCGTCGCCGTGTCCGACGAGCTGCGCGTCGCGCTGGAGTCGCCCGGTGAGGTCGTTCCGGCCCGGCCGCTCCTGGGCGGCGCGGTCGCGTCGTCTCCAGGGGGCGGGCTCACGTTGGGGCTGCGCTTCAACAACAGCTTCATCGACAAGGTGTCGTCGTTGAATCCCGGCCTGGACCTGGAGGTGGGCTACTGGTTCCACCCGGAATGGCAGGGCTTCGTCCAGGTCGGCTTCACCTGGGTGCATGCCGGCGGCGACGAGGAGGGCGAGCTCAACGTGCTGCCCAGCATCGTGGGGGCGCGGCACTATCACCGCCTGGAGAAGGACCTGCGGCCGTACTGGGGCTTCGGCCTGGGCGTGCAGTTGTCGTTCGGCGACTACGGCATCTTCCAGAGTACGGGCCCGCTGCCGTCCGTCGTGGGATTCGTGGGGTTGGAGTACCTGCTGGCGGGCCACGTGGGCTTCCAGTTGGAGCTGGGAACGAACATCGCGCAGGCGGTGCTGGGGCTCGCGGACGACGGCGCGGGCGACGGCCTCAACTTCGATGTCAACGCCGGCATCGCGTATCACTTCTGA
- a CDS encoding tetratricopeptide repeat protein — translation MSSRLRALPLIALLASGACTETPKLDPKDQAEGLYLQGNSEYLKGNFDAALKSFDEMKTLAPADPRLPAARGEVLLSMSRLEEAEKEFEVALRLDAKRSTNWSRLGFIQAQLGKKNEARQSLQKALALHPKDFNALEQLGELAEERGDHDEAVRDFTQAAEAAPDASKADLLVRAVDVLTKQGRQDEVLGLLRKVTGQGVRTPEVLTALGDAEVRAGRLPEAAAAYEEAAKKSPKDPTLWELVAEIQLKLGKREEALKAYGESLKVKDRAIVHVALARAHLATDARAAAEGELQKALETVSGADVGEMQALADLLTVMGRKQDALRILTSLGSEPGHANNTELQLSTARLARDLKDTATVQASCARVAAAATDGGVVKCP, via the coding sequence ATGTCCTCGCGTCTGCGTGCCCTGCCGCTCATCGCCCTGCTGGCCTCCGGGGCCTGCACTGAAACGCCGAAGCTCGACCCGAAGGACCAGGCGGAAGGGCTCTACCTCCAGGGCAACTCCGAGTACCTCAAGGGCAACTTCGACGCCGCGCTCAAGTCCTTCGACGAGATGAAGACGCTGGCGCCCGCGGATCCACGCCTGCCCGCCGCGAGGGGCGAGGTGCTCCTGTCGATGAGCCGGTTGGAGGAGGCCGAGAAGGAGTTCGAGGTGGCGCTGCGGTTGGATGCGAAGCGCTCCACCAACTGGAGCCGGCTGGGGTTCATCCAGGCGCAGCTGGGCAAGAAGAACGAAGCGCGGCAGTCGCTGCAGAAGGCGCTGGCGCTGCATCCGAAGGACTTCAACGCGCTGGAGCAGCTGGGCGAGCTGGCCGAGGAGCGCGGCGACCACGACGAGGCGGTGCGCGACTTCACGCAGGCGGCCGAGGCCGCGCCAGACGCGTCGAAGGCCGACCTGTTGGTGCGGGCGGTGGACGTGCTGACGAAGCAGGGGCGGCAGGACGAGGTGCTCGGGCTCTTGCGGAAGGTGACGGGGCAGGGCGTGCGCACGCCGGAGGTGCTGACGGCGCTGGGAGACGCGGAGGTGCGAGCGGGCCGGTTGCCGGAAGCGGCGGCGGCGTACGAAGAGGCCGCGAAGAAGTCGCCGAAGGATCCGACGCTGTGGGAGCTGGTGGCGGAGATCCAGCTCAAGCTGGGCAAGCGCGAGGAAGCGCTGAAGGCCTACGGCGAGTCCCTGAAGGTGAAGGACCGCGCCATCGTGCACGTGGCGCTCGCGAGAGCGCACCTGGCGACGGATGCTCGAGCGGCGGCGGAAGGGGAGCTGCAGAAGGCCCTGGAGACGGTGTCAGGGGCGGACGTGGGGGAGATGCAGGCGCTGGCGGACCTGCTCACGGTGATGGGGCGCAAGCAGGACGCCCTGCGCATCCTGACGAGCCTGGGCTCGGAGCCGGGGCACGCGAACAACACGGAGCTGCAGTTGTCCACCGCGAGGCTCGCGCGTGACTTGAAGGACACGGCCACCGTGCAGGCCTCGTGCGCCCGGGTGGCCGCGGCTGCGACGGATGGTGGCGTGGTGAAGTGCCCGTAG
- a CDS encoding AHH domain-containing protein: MRRGGLCLLLLVLLTGCASGRVVRLDTGRAEPVLVTPQVEEEAPLEDAELTKGEFKQAVAELAREVRPFAHPLRDARLLFGMPERSGVFGYEASTHRIRPLGEAEARELHLLDDASAELTRAYGRWCERKKQGRDCLSLLEEGPLLGSDGRYALALALAMDSVWEETAEALRGVVNPQAVLATVTASVTVYLLLWSLPEPVSKGISALMTATAIAYLGVDTVWGLLDGWLTLVKQADRALTFDDLREAGEGYGKVLGKNAARVFVMLATAAVGNTVGLAAKTPMLPGSAQAAIAVEAQAGYAYAGMGGVRSVVMTADGFTIALAPNAVAMSSRGDSQKHHLATIRNNVSTQRGGPWTPRFQRIFKKAGMQLKDPENVVEVAGHRGPHPEAYHRIVYKRLYEATEECRTVTTCRTALEEALKRLARDVATPGTDLNLLVTQAARP; encoded by the coding sequence ATGCGTCGTGGGGGGCTTTGCCTGCTGTTGCTGGTCCTCCTGACGGGCTGCGCGTCCGGCCGGGTCGTGCGTCTGGACACGGGGCGTGCGGAGCCTGTGCTCGTGACGCCCCAGGTGGAGGAGGAGGCTCCGCTGGAGGACGCGGAGCTGACGAAGGGCGAGTTCAAGCAGGCTGTTGCGGAACTCGCGCGGGAGGTTCGCCCGTTCGCGCATCCGCTGCGAGACGCGCGGCTGTTGTTCGGCATGCCTGAACGCAGTGGCGTGTTCGGCTACGAGGCGAGCACGCATCGGATCCGTCCCCTGGGGGAAGCGGAAGCGCGGGAGCTGCACCTGCTGGACGATGCGTCGGCGGAACTGACGCGTGCCTACGGCCGTTGGTGCGAGCGCAAGAAGCAAGGGCGGGACTGCCTGTCGTTGCTGGAAGAGGGCCCACTGCTCGGAAGCGACGGGCGGTATGCGTTGGCCCTGGCGTTGGCGATGGACTCCGTGTGGGAGGAGACGGCGGAGGCGCTGCGGGGCGTGGTGAATCCGCAAGCGGTCCTGGCCACCGTGACGGCCTCCGTCACCGTGTATCTGCTTCTGTGGTCATTGCCCGAGCCCGTGTCGAAGGGCATCTCGGCGCTGATGACCGCGACTGCCATCGCGTACCTGGGCGTGGACACGGTCTGGGGACTGCTGGACGGGTGGTTGACGCTGGTGAAGCAGGCGGACCGCGCGCTGACGTTCGACGATTTGCGCGAAGCAGGGGAGGGCTACGGAAAGGTGCTGGGGAAGAACGCCGCGCGGGTCTTCGTGATGCTGGCCACTGCAGCGGTGGGCAACACGGTTGGACTCGCGGCGAAAACTCCGATGCTCCCGGGCTCAGCGCAGGCCGCGATCGCGGTAGAGGCCCAGGCGGGCTACGCGTACGCGGGCATGGGTGGCGTGCGGTCCGTGGTCATGACCGCGGATGGCTTCACCATCGCGCTGGCGCCCAACGCGGTCGCCATGTCGTCGCGGGGCGACAGCCAGAAGCACCACCTCGCGACCATCAGGAACAACGTTTCCACGCAGCGTGGCGGACCCTGGACACCGCGGTTCCAGCGCATCTTCAAGAAGGCCGGGATGCAGCTGAAGGACCCGGAGAACGTCGTCGAGGTTGCAGGACATCGCGGTCCGCATCCCGAGGCGTATCACCGCATCGTGTACAAACGTTTGTACGAGGCGACCGAGGAATGCCGCACGGTGACGACCTGCCGAACGGCACTTGAGGAGGCCCTCAAGCGATTGGCGAGGGACGTCGCGACCCCTGGAACCGACCTCAACCTACTCGTGACGCAAGCTGCTCGACCCTGA
- a CDS encoding imm11 family protein codes for MTSRFFELSDDASWPGRWLLDDPMDAGLQELEDARIFNRGHRVRIEGRLRIPVEHPGQALDFTQTSSMVPVVGRRVAAIFADLAPNDVQLILANVEGEKDPFRILVATRLIRCIDEPRSRVQFWTAEDGLPEKVGKYYAVDDLHIDPTQVGEAKVFRLEGWAGTLIVSEDIKLALERIRATGMRFTEV; via the coding sequence ATGACCTCACGCTTTTTTGAACTCTCGGATGACGCCTCTTGGCCTGGGCGCTGGCTCCTGGATGACCCCATGGATGCAGGTCTGCAGGAGCTCGAGGATGCTCGAATCTTCAATCGCGGGCATCGCGTGCGAATTGAAGGGCGCCTTCGGATCCCCGTCGAGCATCCCGGACAGGCGCTCGACTTCACTCAGACCTCGTCGATGGTTCCAGTTGTCGGTCGTCGTGTCGCGGCCATCTTCGCGGACCTGGCTCCCAACGACGTTCAGCTCATTCTCGCCAACGTTGAAGGGGAAAAGGATCCCTTCCGCATCCTGGTGGCGACCCGGCTGATCCGCTGCATCGACGAGCCGCGCTCGCGGGTCCAATTCTGGACCGCTGAAGACGGACTGCCTGAGAAGGTCGGGAAGTACTACGCCGTGGATGATCTGCACATCGACCCAACCCAGGTCGGAGAGGCGAAGGTATTCCGGCTGGAAGGATGGGCCGGAACCCTCATTGTCTCCGAGGACATCAAGCTCGCGCTGGAACGCATCCGCGCCACGGGAATGCGGTTCACGGAAGTCTGA
- the lexA gene encoding transcriptional repressor LexA, translating into MEELTERQREILTFIVKESEVRGFPPTIREIGEHMDIRSTNGVNDHLKALERKGYLTRGEQQSRSLVPTKRARLLLGLGMKSRESGMIEIPLLGKVAAGAPALAQEHMEDSVKIDSFLLGGVNGREVFALRVKGQSMIDDGIHDGDYLFVKKTPSAQPGEIVVALIEDEATVKRYYPEQDRIRFQPANATMQPIYVNRTDFRSTMILGQVVGVYRKLQGGRT; encoded by the coding sequence ATGGAAGAGCTCACGGAGCGCCAGCGCGAAATCCTGACCTTCATCGTGAAGGAGTCGGAGGTCCGAGGCTTCCCCCCGACCATCCGGGAGATTGGGGAGCACATGGACATCCGGTCGACCAACGGGGTGAACGACCACCTGAAGGCCCTGGAGCGCAAGGGCTACCTGACCCGGGGCGAGCAGCAGAGCCGCTCGCTGGTGCCCACCAAGCGGGCGAGGCTGCTGTTGGGCCTGGGGATGAAGAGCCGGGAGTCCGGCATGATCGAGATTCCCCTCCTGGGCAAGGTGGCGGCGGGTGCGCCGGCGCTGGCGCAGGAGCACATGGAGGACTCGGTCAAGATCGACAGCTTCCTCCTGGGCGGGGTGAACGGCCGGGAGGTCTTCGCGCTGAGGGTCAAGGGCCAGTCGATGATCGACGACGGCATCCACGACGGGGACTACCTCTTCGTGAAGAAGACTCCGTCGGCGCAGCCGGGTGAAATCGTGGTGGCGCTCATCGAGGACGAGGCCACGGTGAAGCGCTACTACCCGGAGCAGGACCGCATCCGCTTCCAGCCGGCGAACGCGACGATGCAGCCCATCTACGTGAACCGCACGGACTTCCGCTCCACGATGATTTTGGGGCAGGTCGTGGGCGTGTACCGGAAGCTGCAGGGCGGCCGGACCTAA
- a CDS encoding response regulator has protein sequence MSDLRHTLLFVDDEADVLDILSRMFQRRYRVLTAPHGKAALEILRTESVDVLVTDQRMPEMTGIDLVNAARAEGIDVTTLLLTAYTDPQDIIAAINQGQVYRYVTKPWDVNDLLITVKNAVEFAQLKKDKEKLIRQLHQRVEALFVLYEVSRASANDPASYDAIIDRVLTAVARVLPYDCGAALIAPDGQRGATLRLRCVGNVGEEALLGVKESMLGAYRKSSGLTLPEDRVITRVTGTTTKDSSSPVVYPNQLTVNLTAAGKPVGMLSLFSHRADAFTEDDGLLLDVLANQTADAIQSLRSAEEEARHRMERMVASMADGVVLTDEKNDIVVMNPAARRILHAGEEGEGPSNRLLEERLGFQPFQLVRNLEYSGHQVLREDVKLFERTVQTTVTPVNDARGTLRGVCVVLRDITDQKRLEERKDTFVSMVSHELRTPLTSITGALDLVLNRMAGDINERQHRYLSLAKDSAEKLNSIVDDLLDLSKYAQGRLKMSFERIYLEELVQRVVEKYGPAFAEKRIRVVPLLPQHPLRAMVDPNRVNQVLNNLLNNAVKFTPDGGEVRVELRATSSLPGYVVLSCWNSGDPIPEESLERIFDRFEQARTQANRTVRGTGLGLPICRNIVEAHGGRIWSEPSHNGVRFIAVLPTEPPQDVLSQATVDTLLPSPQPIRADSRGKVLIIEGEPEVGHIMKALLGARGYRVRLAGSAEEGLSAARNLHPDVVLVSVRLPDVDGLRLAEILRNDPETRRAPLLLTSAFDERQRAFRAGADAFLVRPLAGDKLLATVDSLARGRAGAQHGRVLVVDDDAKIASICREVLEGLGFEVGVAHTVEEGRRSLRERRPDAVLLDVTLPDGDGFAFLEEIKAERASGHISVIFISARTETSSKVRALKLGGDDYITKPFDALELGARVESMLRRKEQELSSSPTTQLPGSTAIEREVQRRLTARQPFAFCYLDLDNLKAYNDYYGFAKADGVVRQTGDLMREVFQQEGGPGDFLGHVAGDDFVFITSVESVDRVCQRAIEQFDRIIPLYYDRQDRERGHIEAEDRFGEKREFPIMSVSVVAVMTDGVAHDHAELARRAADMKKRAKAIPGSVFLRSDLERVVRSVTG, from the coding sequence GTGTCCGACCTCCGCCACACGCTGCTCTTCGTCGATGACGAGGCCGACGTCCTGGACATCCTCAGCCGGATGTTCCAGCGACGTTACCGCGTCCTCACCGCTCCCCACGGCAAGGCAGCCCTGGAAATCCTGCGTACTGAGTCCGTGGACGTGCTCGTCACGGACCAGCGCATGCCGGAGATGACCGGCATCGACCTGGTCAACGCCGCCAGGGCGGAGGGCATCGACGTCACCACGTTGCTGCTCACCGCCTACACGGATCCGCAGGACATCATCGCGGCCATCAACCAGGGCCAGGTGTACCGCTACGTCACCAAGCCCTGGGACGTGAACGACCTGCTCATCACCGTGAAGAACGCGGTGGAGTTCGCCCAGCTCAAGAAGGACAAGGAGAAGCTCATCCGCCAGCTGCACCAGCGGGTGGAGGCCCTCTTCGTCCTCTATGAGGTCAGCCGCGCCAGCGCGAACGACCCGGCCAGCTACGACGCCATCATCGACCGCGTGCTCACCGCCGTGGCCCGCGTGCTGCCGTACGACTGCGGCGCGGCCCTCATCGCGCCGGACGGGCAGCGGGGCGCCACGCTGCGCCTGCGCTGCGTGGGCAACGTGGGTGAAGAGGCGCTGCTGGGCGTCAAGGAGTCCATGCTCGGCGCGTACCGCAAGAGCAGCGGCCTGACGCTGCCGGAGGACCGGGTCATCACCCGCGTCACCGGCACCACCACCAAGGACTCCTCGTCCCCCGTCGTCTACCCCAACCAGCTCACGGTGAACCTCACCGCCGCTGGGAAGCCCGTGGGCATGCTGTCGCTGTTCTCCCACCGCGCGGACGCGTTCACGGAGGACGACGGGCTCTTGCTGGACGTGCTCGCCAACCAGACGGCGGACGCCATCCAGTCGCTGCGCTCCGCGGAGGAAGAGGCCCGACACCGCATGGAGCGCATGGTCGCGTCCATGGCGGACGGCGTGGTGCTCACCGACGAGAAGAACGACATCGTGGTGATGAACCCCGCGGCCCGCCGCATCCTGCACGCGGGGGAGGAAGGGGAGGGGCCCTCCAACCGGCTCCTGGAGGAGCGCCTGGGCTTCCAGCCGTTCCAACTGGTCCGCAACCTGGAGTACAGCGGCCACCAGGTGCTGCGCGAGGACGTGAAGCTCTTCGAGCGCACCGTGCAGACCACCGTGACGCCCGTCAACGACGCGCGCGGCACCCTGCGCGGCGTGTGCGTGGTGCTGCGAGACATCACCGACCAGAAGCGGTTGGAGGAGCGCAAGGACACCTTCGTCTCCATGGTGAGCCACGAGCTGCGCACGCCGCTCACCTCCATCACCGGCGCCCTGGACCTGGTGCTCAACCGGATGGCGGGGGACATCAACGAGCGGCAGCACCGCTACCTGTCGCTGGCCAAGGACTCCGCGGAGAAGCTCAACAGCATCGTGGATGACCTGCTGGACCTGTCGAAGTACGCGCAGGGCCGGCTGAAGATGAGCTTCGAGCGCATCTACCTGGAGGAGCTCGTCCAGCGCGTGGTGGAGAAGTACGGGCCCGCCTTCGCGGAGAAGCGCATCCGCGTGGTGCCCCTGCTGCCCCAGCACCCGCTGCGCGCCATGGTGGACCCCAACCGCGTGAACCAGGTGCTCAACAACCTGCTCAACAACGCGGTGAAGTTCACGCCGGACGGCGGCGAGGTGCGCGTGGAGCTGCGCGCCACGTCCAGCCTGCCCGGCTACGTGGTGCTCTCCTGCTGGAACAGCGGCGACCCCATTCCGGAAGAGAGCCTGGAGCGCATCTTCGACCGCTTCGAGCAGGCCCGCACCCAGGCGAACCGCACCGTGCGCGGCACCGGCCTGGGCCTGCCCATCTGCCGCAACATCGTGGAGGCCCACGGCGGACGCATCTGGTCCGAGCCGTCCCACAACGGCGTGCGCTTCATCGCCGTGCTCCCCACGGAGCCGCCCCAGGACGTGCTGTCGCAGGCGACCGTGGACACGCTCCTGCCGTCGCCGCAGCCCATCCGCGCGGACTCTCGCGGCAAGGTGCTCATCATCGAGGGCGAGCCCGAGGTGGGCCACATCATGAAGGCGCTGCTGGGCGCCCGGGGCTACCGCGTGCGCCTGGCGGGCTCCGCGGAAGAAGGACTCTCCGCCGCTCGCAACCTCCACCCGGACGTGGTGCTGGTGTCGGTGCGGCTGCCGGACGTGGACGGCCTGCGGCTGGCGGAGATCCTCCGGAATGATCCGGAGACGCGCCGCGCGCCGCTGCTGCTCACCTCCGCGTTCGACGAGCGCCAGCGCGCCTTCCGTGCCGGCGCGGACGCGTTCCTCGTGCGCCCCCTGGCCGGCGACAAGCTGCTGGCCACGGTGGACTCGCTGGCGCGGGGCCGCGCCGGGGCACAGCACGGTCGCGTGCTGGTGGTGGACGACGACGCGAAGATCGCCTCCATCTGCCGCGAGGTGCTGGAAGGCCTGGGCTTCGAGGTCGGCGTCGCGCACACCGTGGAGGAGGGCCGGCGTTCCCTTCGCGAGCGCAGGCCGGACGCGGTGCTGCTGGACGTCACGCTGCCGGACGGCGACGGGTTCGCGTTCCTGGAGGAGATCAAGGCCGAGCGCGCCAGTGGCCACATCTCCGTCATCTTCATCTCCGCTCGCACGGAGACGTCGTCCAAGGTCCGCGCGCTGAAGCTGGGCGGAGACGACTACATCACCAAGCCCTTCGACGCGCTGGAGCTGGGCGCGCGCGTGGAGAGCATGCTGCGGCGCAAGGAGCAGGAGCTGTCCTCGTCGCCCACCACGCAGCTGCCGGGCTCCACCGCCATCGAGCGGGAGGTGCAGCGCCGGTTGACCGCGCGCCAGCCGTTCGCGTTCTGCTACCTGGACCTGGACAACCTCAAGGCCTACAACGACTACTACGGCTTCGCGAAGGCGGACGGCGTGGTGCGCCAGACGGGTGACCTGATGCGGGAGGTCTTCCAGCAGGAAGGCGGCCCGGGGGACTTCCTGGGCCACGTGGCCGGCGACGACTTCGTCTTCATCACCTCCGTGGAGTCCGTGGACCGGGTGTGCCAGCGGGCCATCGAGCAGTTCGACCGCATCATCCCGCTCTACTACGACCGGCAGGACCGGGAGCGCGGCCACATCGAGGCGGAGGACCGCTTCGGGGAGAAGCGCGAGTTCCCCATCATGAGCGTGTCCGTGGTGGCGGTGATGACGGACGGCGTGGCGCATGACCACGCGGAGCTGGCGCGCCGGGCCGCGGACATGAAGAAGCGGGCCAAGGCGATTCCCGGCTCCGTCTTCCTGCGCAGCGACTTAGAGCGCGTGGTCCGGTCCGTCACCGGATGA
- a CDS encoding sensor histidine kinase, which translates to MRLYQQLVLFMLAATVLPLAIVGFLLLSRSEHALAQRIDEQQRALATATAEAVEASLMEVVNGLARSAELLPWERATPEEVRGMLMLLYGQSTSVSAVIQADSNGQPLGPAVFRSAEPLERHPAFDAANVRQLAHAVPVENFRDGGKGQAALGSAYVHPGSGVAAVAVAVKLGASEDAPYAIAELVFTQLEALLARRAIDGQRLDVVDAEGRVVASSQPARRMAALEPELRTSLESALGAEGGRSFQLKDPARRVSVAWVNTLEMGVVVTEDEALALTPVRELRTTVLASVAGALVVLLALGALFTRRLDRRLADVVQGAEAYGRGELERRLRVEGQDELSELASTFNRMGAELEASRSRLMSWNDDLRVRVEEATADLRAAQLQLVEAQKLAAVGQLGAGVAHEINNPLAGILGNVQLLLLDREADDVDFETLRKIEQSAKRCKDITQNLLRFSQQRERPDLRPIDLNAVVRDALSLTENQTRGEGIDLVTELSVEVPRVKADPGHLSQVVLALLSNARTAMLKTPVKRLTLRTGERDGMCTLEVEDTGRGIAENIRPRIFEPFFTTKDIWSNVGLGLSVAWRIVTEAGGTLEVRSEEGQGARFTVVLPRA; encoded by the coding sequence ATGAGGCTCTACCAGCAGCTCGTCCTCTTCATGCTCGCCGCGACGGTGCTGCCCCTGGCCATCGTCGGCTTCCTGCTGCTGTCGCGCTCGGAGCACGCGCTGGCCCAGCGCATCGATGAGCAGCAGCGTGCGCTCGCCACCGCCACCGCCGAGGCCGTGGAGGCGAGCCTGATGGAGGTCGTCAACGGCCTCGCCCGCTCCGCGGAGCTGTTGCCCTGGGAGCGCGCCACGCCCGAAGAGGTGCGCGGCATGCTGATGCTCCTGTATGGCCAGTCCACCTCGGTGAGCGCGGTCATCCAGGCGGACTCGAACGGGCAGCCCCTGGGGCCCGCCGTGTTCCGGAGCGCGGAGCCGTTGGAGCGCCATCCCGCCTTCGACGCCGCGAACGTCCGTCAGCTGGCGCACGCGGTGCCGGTGGAGAACTTCCGGGACGGTGGCAAGGGCCAGGCGGCGCTGGGCAGCGCGTATGTGCACCCGGGCTCGGGCGTGGCCGCCGTGGCGGTGGCGGTGAAGCTGGGGGCCTCGGAGGACGCGCCCTACGCCATCGCGGAGCTCGTCTTCACGCAGTTGGAGGCGCTGCTCGCGCGGCGCGCGATTGACGGACAGCGGCTGGACGTGGTCGACGCCGAAGGGCGCGTCGTGGCCAGCTCCCAGCCCGCGCGGCGCATGGCGGCGCTGGAGCCCGAGCTTCGCACCTCGCTGGAGTCCGCCCTGGGCGCGGAAGGCGGGCGCAGCTTCCAGCTGAAGGACCCCGCGCGCCGGGTGAGCGTGGCGTGGGTGAACACGCTGGAGATGGGCGTCGTCGTGACGGAGGACGAGGCCCTGGCGCTGACGCCCGTGCGGGAGCTGCGCACCACGGTGCTCGCGTCCGTGGCGGGCGCGCTGGTGGTGCTCCTGGCGCTGGGCGCGCTCTTCACCCGGCGGCTGGACCGACGGCTCGCGGACGTGGTGCAGGGCGCGGAGGCCTATGGCCGAGGAGAGCTGGAGCGCCGCCTTCGCGTGGAGGGTCAGGACGAATTGAGCGAGCTTGCGTCCACCTTCAACCGCATGGGCGCGGAGCTGGAGGCGTCTCGCTCGCGGTTGATGAGCTGGAACGACGATTTGCGTGTCCGGGTGGAGGAGGCCACGGCGGACCTGCGCGCGGCGCAGCTGCAACTGGTGGAGGCGCAGAAGCTGGCGGCGGTGGGCCAGCTGGGCGCGGGCGTGGCGCACGAAATCAACAATCCGCTGGCCGGCATCCTGGGCAACGTGCAGCTGCTGCTCCTGGACCGCGAGGCGGATGACGTGGACTTCGAAACGCTGCGCAAGATCGAGCAGAGCGCCAAGCGCTGCAAGGACATCACCCAGAACCTGCTGCGCTTCTCCCAGCAGCGCGAGCGCCCGGACCTGCGGCCCATCGACCTGAACGCGGTGGTTCGCGACGCGCTGAGCCTCACGGAGAACCAGACGCGCGGGGAGGGCATTGACCTGGTGACGGAGCTGAGCGTGGAGGTGCCTCGCGTGAAGGCGGACCCCGGGCACCTGTCGCAGGTGGTGCTGGCGCTCTTGTCCAACGCGCGCACCGCGATGCTGAAGACGCCGGTGAAGCGGCTCACCCTGCGTACCGGGGAGCGCGACGGGATGTGTACCCTGGAGGTGGAGGACACCGGCAGGGGCATCGCGGAGAACATCCGGCCGCGCATCTTCGAGCCCTTCTTCACCACCAAGGACATCTGGTCCAATGTGGGCCTGGGACTGAGCGTCGCGTGGCGCATCGTCACGGAGGCCGGGGGGACGCTGGAGGTCCGCTCGGAAGAAGGGCAGGGAGCCCGGTTCACCGTGGTGCTGCCCCGGGCATGA